A genomic region of bacterium 336/3 contains the following coding sequences:
- a CDS encoding thioesterase, which yields MLTETLPVRYSQTELVELMIPSYANFGGKIHGGILLSIMDKVAYACASKHAGAYCVTITVDNVEFLSPVEVGDLVRFAASVNYVGKTSLVVGIRVTAENIKTGEQRHTNTSYFTMVAKDDEGKPTLVPKLLLETEEEIRRFLEAMKRREYKKEYVSLFYSAKNELNIQEGIRSLSEERCVLGLKL from the coding sequence ATGCTTACAGAAACCTTACCCGTTCGATACTCTCAAACAGAGCTTGTTGAACTTATGATTCCCTCTTATGCCAATTTTGGAGGTAAAATTCATGGAGGAATACTCCTGTCCATTATGGATAAAGTAGCTTACGCTTGTGCTTCTAAACATGCAGGGGCTTATTGTGTAACCATAACAGTAGATAATGTTGAGTTTTTAAGCCCTGTGGAAGTAGGGGACTTGGTAAGGTTTGCTGCATCTGTGAATTATGTAGGAAAAACCTCTTTGGTGGTGGGTATCAGGGTAACTGCCGAAAATATCAAAACAGGGGAGCAGAGGCACACAAATACGAGTTATTTTACAATGGTTGCAAAAGATGATGAAGGAAAACCAACATTGGTACCGAAATTGCTTTTGGAAACTGAAGAAGAAATCAGACGTTTTTTGGAAGCTATGAAACGCCGTGAATACAAAAAAGAATATGTCAGCCTTTTTTATAGTGCTAAAAATGAGCTAAATATTCAAGAAGGTATTCGTAGCCTAAGCGAAGAGCGTTGCGTTCTTGGTTTGAAACTTTAG
- a CDS encoding AsnC family transcriptional regulator, which yields MDKIDAKILNILQKDCTVPVKEVAQLVGLSYTPTYERIKYLEETGVIKKRTVILDPKKVGIKLFAYCNIILKEQSKEKLEKFEQDAVKIPEIQEIISLSGVYDYVLKVATTDIEAYNDFVVNKLSNIPNIGQYHSNIVMNIIKDETSYYLSED from the coding sequence ATGGATAAAATAGACGCTAAAATTCTTAATATTTTACAAAAAGACTGTACTGTTCCTGTTAAAGAAGTCGCTCAATTGGTTGGGTTGTCGTACACACCCACCTACGAACGCATCAAATACTTAGAGGAAACGGGAGTCATCAAGAAAAGAACGGTGATACTTGACCCTAAAAAGGTGGGAATCAAGTTGTTTGCTTACTGCAACATCATTTTAAAAGAGCAATCCAAAGAAAAACTTGAGAAATTTGAACAGGATGCTGTCAAAATACCAGAAATACAAGAAATTATCAGTCTTTCAGGTGTTTACGATTATGTTTTGAAGGTGGCAACCACCGATATCGAGGCATACAACGACTTTGTTGTCAATAAGTTATCGAATATCCCAAATATCGGACAATACCACAGCAATATCGTCATGAATATCATCAAAGATGAAACATCTTATTATCTTTCAGAAGATTAG
- a CDS encoding acetylglutamate kinase: MQKLHIIKIGGNVVDNPKVLEKFIEDFSAVTSPKILVHGGGKLATELAEKLGIPQTMVEGRRITDFETLKITTMVYAGLINKQLVAQLQAKGIQALGLSGADNNLILSEKRNHSSINFGFVGDIKSINTSFLSSLLSQNIVPVICSITHDGNGVLLNTNADTIATELAIALSNLYKVHLSFCFEKKGVLTDIADEESYIPQIEKTVYQHLKSEKVISDGMLPKLENAFQAIEKGVSKVLIYHAKYLHTLENDFIGTELYG, encoded by the coding sequence ATGCAAAAGTTACACATCATCAAAATTGGCGGAAATGTGGTGGATAATCCCAAAGTTCTAGAAAAATTCATAGAAGATTTCTCTGCTGTTACCTCACCCAAAATATTGGTACACGGTGGAGGCAAATTAGCTACCGAATTAGCTGAAAAATTGGGCATTCCACAAACTATGGTAGAAGGCAGAAGAATTACAGATTTTGAAACGCTCAAAATTACGACAATGGTTTATGCAGGCTTGATAAACAAGCAGTTGGTAGCTCAATTACAAGCCAAAGGCATACAAGCATTGGGACTGAGTGGAGCAGACAACAACCTAATTTTGAGTGAAAAACGAAACCATTCTTCCATCAATTTTGGGTTCGTAGGAGATATTAAAAGTATAAACACTTCTTTTTTAAGCAGTTTGCTGTCTCAAAATATTGTTCCTGTTATTTGCTCTATCACCCACGATGGCAATGGGGTGTTACTCAATACCAATGCTGATACCATTGCCACAGAATTGGCTATTGCCCTTTCAAACCTTTATAAAGTACATTTGAGTTTCTGTTTTGAGAAAAAGGGAGTTCTGACAGACATTGCAGACGAAGAATCTTACATTCCCCAAATCGAAAAAACGGTTTACCAGCATTTGAAATCTGAGAAAGTCATTTCGGATGGAATGCTCCCAAAACTTGAAAATGCTTTTCAGGCTATTGAAAAGGGAGTTTCTAAAGTCCTGATTTACCATGCAAAATATCTCCATACATTAGAAAACGATTTTATAGGCACAGAACTTTATGGATAA
- a CDS encoding DNA methyltransferase: MLFEEYQYLNYQFPEPQYLGAKYTLLPWINQFIPKNTKTAIDAFAGSQSVGYLFKQLGYKVIANDFLNFNNQIGKALIENRSIKLEKEDLLLLFQPAKNKDEFKLIEDIFTNVFFEREEAEFLDNFRANIPLLDSELKQSLAYTVINRSMTRKITMGHFGHTQALVYANDPERIKRNRSLVRPIKEIFEELLPKYNNSIFDNKQDNKSYNLNILELLPNIENVDLAYFDPPYCYSHADYQGFYHLLETYTEYWKDKEFINGIKRYEPQRFSGFDKKRDVISSFEKLFELSENIPNWLISYNNRSYPKIDEFEKLISKFRNVKIETKTYQNGRGGKGSVAGSQEILFVCSPKKKHFVSSNLKEQLVNEGF, from the coding sequence ATGCTTTTTGAAGAATACCAATATTTGAATTATCAGTTTCCTGAACCACAATATTTGGGTGCAAAGTACACTCTTTTACCTTGGATAAATCAATTCATACCTAAAAATACAAAAACGGCTATTGACGCTTTTGCAGGCTCTCAATCAGTTGGATATTTATTTAAACAGCTTGGTTACAAAGTGATTGCAAACGACTTTTTAAACTTTAATAACCAAATTGGGAAGGCTTTAATAGAAAACAGAAGTATAAAATTAGAGAAAGAAGATTTACTATTACTTTTCCAACCAGCAAAAAACAAGGACGAATTTAAGCTAATTGAAGATATTTTTACAAACGTCTTTTTTGAAAGAGAAGAAGCAGAATTTTTAGACAATTTTAGAGCAAATATTCCATTACTTGACAGCGAACTCAAACAATCACTTGCTTATACTGTAATCAATCGTAGTATGACAAGGAAAATAACAATGGGACATTTTGGACATACACAAGCATTGGTGTATGCAAACGACCCAGAAAGAATAAAGCGAAATAGAAGTTTGGTAAGACCTATAAAAGAAATTTTTGAAGAACTTCTGCCAAAATACAATAACTCAATATTTGACAATAAACAAGATAATAAAAGCTACAATCTGAACATTTTAGAATTGTTACCAAATATAGAAAACGTTGATCTAGCATATTTTGACCCACCTTATTGTTATAGTCATGCTGACTATCAAGGCTTTTATCATTTGCTCGAAACCTATACAGAATATTGGAAGGATAAAGAGTTTATCAACGGTATAAAACGATACGAACCACAACGTTTTAGTGGGTTTGACAAAAAACGAGATGTCATTTCCTCTTTTGAAAAACTGTTTGAATTATCAGAAAATATCCCCAATTGGCTAATCAGTTATAACAATAGAAGTTATCCCAAAATTGACGAATTTGAAAAATTAATCTCAAAGTTTAGAAATGTAAAAATTGAAACCAAAACCTATCAAAATGGTAGAGGTGGAAAAGGAAGTGTTGCAGGTAGTCAAGAAATACTATTTGTTTGCAGTCCTAAAAAGAAACATTTTGTTTCAAGCAATCTAAAAGAACAATTAGTAAATGAAGGATTTTAA
- a CDS encoding N-acetylmuramoyl-L-alanine amidase, protein MLVNKKNGQNFLFLAIIVLICFAFTLPFKSQSPSPQKYKIRTIVIDAGHGGHDPGALGKNTKEKDITLAVSLELGATIKKYLPDVNVIYTRTTDTFVELYKRAEIANRNDADVFISIHCNSMDVKKNKKSAEAKGLEVFVMGLHVSKENLEVARRENAVVALESGYKKNYKGFDPNSPQASILIDINQNTYLENSLRLSTLIDKQFNDRLNRKSRGIKQAGFLVLREIASTSILVELGYLSNEEEESYLKDPWSQTLMASAIYRAFRDFKNEVEK, encoded by the coding sequence ATGTTGGTAAATAAAAAAAATGGACAAAACTTTCTATTCTTAGCAATTATTGTGCTAATCTGTTTTGCATTTACTTTACCTTTTAAATCTCAATCACCAAGTCCACAGAAATACAAAATTCGTACCATTGTCATTGATGCAGGACATGGCGGACACGACCCTGGAGCGTTGGGCAAAAATACAAAAGAAAAAGATATAACCTTAGCAGTTAGCTTAGAATTAGGTGCAACTATTAAAAAATATTTACCTGATGTCAATGTAATCTATACCAGAACTACAGATACCTTTGTTGAGCTGTATAAAAGAGCTGAAATTGCAAATCGAAATGATGCAGATGTTTTCATTTCGATTCACTGTAATTCGATGGATGTGAAAAAAAATAAAAAATCGGCAGAGGCCAAAGGTTTAGAGGTATTTGTGATGGGACTTCATGTGAGTAAAGAGAACTTAGAGGTTGCCAGAAGAGAAAATGCTGTGGTTGCTTTAGAATCAGGTTATAAGAAAAATTATAAAGGTTTTGACCCTAACTCACCTCAAGCTTCTATTTTGATTGATATTAATCAAAATACGTATCTTGAAAATAGTTTACGTCTTTCCACATTGATTGATAAACAATTTAATGATAGGCTCAACCGAAAATCAAGAGGTATCAAACAGGCTGGTTTTTTGGTGCTTAGAGAAATTGCTAGTACAAGTATTCTGGTTGAATTAGGGTATTTATCTAATGAAGAAGAAGAATCTTATCTAAAAGACCCTTGGAGCCAGACACTTATGGCATCAGCGATTTATAGAGCTTTCAGAGATTTTAAGAATGAAGTAGAAAAATAA
- a CDS encoding argininosuccinate lyase — MKLWQHTYSPQSEIDTLIENFTIGQDPIWDIYLAKADVQGSLAHANMLYSIGLLTAQEWQDAQEGLYSILESIENGSFTIENGIEDVHSQIEWMLTELKGEVGKKIHAGRSRNDQSLLDIKLFIKSEIQDITKKIESLFLQLIGLSDKHQHDLLPGYTHFQLAMPSSFGLWFGAYAESLSDDLELLLAAYNMANKNPLGSGAGYGSSFPLDREQTTELLDFASLNYNVVYAQMTRGKVEKTTAMALSGVAATLSKFSMDVCLYMNQNFGFISFPKKFTTGSSIMPHKKNPDIFELIRAKCNRIQALPNELTLLTNNLPSGYHRDMQLTKECLFPALMSLKSCLDILMLALEHIIIKKDILDDEKYLYLFTVEEVNRLVLSGIPFRDAYHLVSQQVENKSFAFRKLSLNHTHQGSIGNLCNEEIKKAFFEKLKAFG; from the coding sequence ATGAAACTTTGGCAACATACATACAGCCCGCAATCTGAAATAGATACACTCATTGAAAATTTTACCATCGGACAAGACCCCATTTGGGACATATATCTTGCCAAAGCAGATGTACAAGGCTCACTAGCTCATGCAAATATGCTTTATAGCATTGGTTTGCTAACTGCCCAAGAGTGGCAAGATGCTCAAGAAGGCTTGTATAGCATTTTAGAAAGCATAGAAAATGGCTCTTTTACAATAGAAAATGGCATAGAAGATGTTCATTCTCAGATAGAATGGATGCTTACAGAACTCAAAGGAGAAGTTGGCAAGAAAATCCATGCAGGGCGTTCGAGAAACGACCAGTCGTTATTGGATATAAAACTCTTTATAAAATCTGAAATTCAGGATATTACAAAAAAAATAGAATCTTTATTTCTCCAATTGATTGGATTAAGCGACAAACATCAACACGATTTACTCCCCGGTTATACACATTTTCAGTTGGCTATGCCTTCTTCGTTTGGGCTTTGGTTTGGAGCGTATGCCGAAAGCCTCTCTGACGATTTGGAGCTACTTTTAGCAGCCTACAATATGGCAAACAAGAACCCTTTGGGTTCTGGGGCAGGTTATGGCTCTTCTTTCCCTTTGGATAGAGAGCAGACTACCGAACTGCTCGACTTTGCATCTCTCAATTACAATGTAGTTTATGCCCAAATGACTCGTGGAAAAGTCGAAAAAACTACAGCAATGGCTCTTTCGGGTGTTGCTGCCACACTTTCCAAATTTTCGATGGATGTGTGTTTGTACATGAATCAGAATTTTGGATTTATCAGTTTTCCTAAGAAATTCACGACAGGTAGTAGCATTATGCCCCACAAGAAAAACCCTGATATTTTTGAACTGATTAGAGCCAAATGCAACAGAATACAAGCTTTACCCAACGAACTGACGTTACTCACCAATAATCTGCCTTCAGGTTACCACAGAGATATGCAGCTCACCAAAGAATGCCTGTTTCCTGCACTGATGAGTCTAAAAAGCTGTCTGGATATACTCATGTTGGCTTTGGAGCATATCATCATCAAGAAAGATATTTTGGATGATGAAAAGTACCTATACTTATTTACCGTAGAAGAAGTAAACAGATTGGTACTTTCGGGCATTCCGTTTAGAGATGCGTATCATTTGGTTTCTCAACAAGTTGAAAACAAGAGCTTTGCATTCAGAAAACTCTCGTTAAATCATACACATCAGGGAAGTATCGGGAATTTATGTAATGAAGAAATCAAAAAGGCTTTTTTCGAAAAACTAAAAGCATTTGGCTAA
- a CDS encoding serine dehydratase — MSERSSIFDMIGPIMIGPSSSHTAGVVRIGRTAVKILGEIPQKAVITFYNSFAQTYEGHGSDRAIIAGLLDFATDDTRIKTSFDYAKEKGLDYTFKAIGNASLYHPNTVKLELSAGDKSVEILGESRGGGLINIASFNGFRADITASSHTLIVLADDTRGIVAFIANVLSHDDCNIATMSVSRKGKNDMACHFYEMDSPLRPLTIEYLKSLNSVEEVKNIDLTNI, encoded by the coding sequence ATGAGTGAACGTAGTAGTATTTTCGATATGATTGGACCCATCATGATTGGTCCCTCAAGCTCTCATACGGCTGGAGTTGTACGTATTGGCAGAACAGCAGTAAAAATTTTAGGTGAAATACCTCAAAAGGCAGTCATCACTTTTTATAACTCTTTTGCTCAAACTTACGAAGGGCATGGCAGTGACAGAGCCATCATTGCTGGACTTTTAGATTTTGCCACAGACGATACTCGTATCAAAACATCCTTTGATTATGCCAAAGAAAAAGGCTTGGATTATACTTTTAAGGCTATCGGAAATGCTTCTTTGTATCACCCAAATACCGTAAAGTTGGAGCTTTCAGCAGGAGATAAATCTGTGGAGATTCTTGGAGAAAGTAGAGGAGGAGGATTAATTAATATAGCCTCTTTCAATGGATTTAGAGCAGATATTACAGCTTCTTCACACACACTTATTGTGCTTGCAGACGACACAAGAGGGATTGTAGCTTTTATAGCCAATGTTCTTTCTCATGATGATTGCAATATTGCAACCATGAGTGTTTCGAGAAAAGGTAAAAACGATATGGCTTGTCATTTTTACGAGATGGATTCTCCTTTACGTCCCTTAACAATAGAATATCTAAAAAGCTTGAATTCTGTAGAAGAAGTAAAAAATATTGACCTTACAAATATTTAA
- a CDS encoding glyceraldehyde-3-phosphate dehydrogenase, translated as MSKVRVAINGFGRIGRLSYRAMLGKSEIEVVAINDLTDTKTLAHLLKYDSVHGKFAGEVGYDSENLIVNGQKIRIYAERDPKNLPWGTLNVDVVLESTGRFVDEAGAGGHITAGAKKVIISAPASGNIPTVVLGVNEHTLTGSETIISNASCTTNCLAPMAKVLDDAFGIEAGYISTIHAYTSDQSLQDAPHKDLRRARAAAYSIVPTSTGAAKAVGLVLPHLKGKLDGVAMRVPIPDGSLTDLTVVLKKPATKEEINAVMKAAAHGALKGILEYTDEPIVSIDIVGNTHSCIFDAEMTASMGTLVKVVGWYDNEYGYSSRIADLIVKVGK; from the coding sequence ATGTCAAAAGTTAGAGTTGCTATTAATGGTTTTGGTCGTATTGGCAGGCTTTCTTACAGAGCTATGCTCGGCAAATCCGAAATAGAGGTTGTTGCAATCAATGACCTTACTGATACAAAAACTTTAGCCCACTTACTCAAATACGATTCCGTACATGGTAAATTCGCAGGAGAAGTTGGCTATGATAGCGAAAATTTGATTGTAAACGGTCAAAAAATTCGTATCTACGCTGAAAGAGACCCTAAAAATCTTCCTTGGGGTACACTTAATGTAGATGTTGTTCTTGAATCTACAGGACGCTTCGTAGATGAGGCTGGTGCTGGCGGACACATCACAGCTGGTGCTAAAAAAGTAATCATTTCTGCTCCTGCATCTGGAAATATTCCTACTGTGGTATTGGGTGTAAACGAACATACCCTAACAGGTTCAGAAACAATTATTTCTAATGCTTCTTGTACAACCAATTGTCTTGCTCCTATGGCAAAGGTATTGGATGATGCTTTTGGTATCGAGGCTGGATATATCTCAACCATCCACGCTTATACATCAGACCAAAGCCTTCAAGATGCTCCTCACAAAGATTTACGTAGAGCAAGAGCTGCTGCTTATTCTATTGTTCCTACCTCTACAGGTGCAGCAAAAGCAGTAGGTTTGGTATTGCCTCACCTAAAAGGTAAATTGGATGGTGTAGCAATGCGTGTGCCTATTCCTGATGGTTCATTGACTGATCTTACAGTAGTTTTGAAAAAACCTGCAACCAAAGAAGAAATCAATGCTGTGATGAAGGCTGCTGCTCATGGTGCTTTGAAAGGCATTTTGGAATATACAGATGAGCCTATCGTATCTATTGACATCGTTGGAAATACTCATTCTTGTATTTTTGATGCTGAGATGACAGCTTCTATGGGTACACTTGTAAAAGTAGTAGGCTGGTACGACAACGAATATGGTTATTCTAGCCGTATTGCTGACTTAATTGTAAAAGTTGGAAAATAA
- a CDS encoding acetylornithine deacetylase, translated as MDNLKTILKQESIELLKELIAIESFSKTEDKTADAIESFFKAKSIPTERLMNNVWVKNKFFDAQKPTILLNSHHDTVKPNKQYTRNPFSPDVENGILYGLGSNDAGGALVSLAACFLYFYDKPLAFNLIYAATAEEEISGKNGVEIVLPHLPEIYFGIVGEPTQMHIAVAEKGLFVIDCVAHGKSGHAAREEGENSIYKAFKDIDWFRTYQFPEKSDFLGNVKMSVTMIQAGLQHNIVPETCQFTVDIRTTDKYDNQAVLEVIKQHISCEVIPRSLRLNPSFVPLSHPLVACGIKINRETYASPTTSDQALMSFDTFKMGPGDSARSHTANEFIYLHEIETGIDIYIQLLESFNQTLL; from the coding sequence ATGGATAATCTAAAAACCATCTTAAAACAAGAAAGTATTGAATTACTCAAAGAGCTTATCGCTATTGAATCTTTTAGCAAAACCGAAGACAAAACGGCTGATGCCATAGAATCGTTTTTTAAAGCCAAATCAATCCCTACAGAAAGGCTCATGAATAATGTTTGGGTTAAAAACAAGTTTTTTGATGCCCAAAAGCCTACTATTTTACTCAATTCGCACCACGACACTGTAAAACCCAATAAACAATATACCCGAAATCCTTTTAGTCCTGATGTTGAAAATGGTATTTTGTATGGTTTGGGTAGCAATGATGCTGGTGGAGCTTTGGTTTCTTTAGCTGCCTGTTTTTTGTATTTCTACGATAAGCCTTTGGCTTTCAACCTTATTTATGCTGCTACTGCCGAAGAAGAAATTTCTGGAAAAAATGGTGTTGAGATAGTTTTGCCTCATCTTCCTGAAATTTATTTTGGAATTGTAGGCGAACCCACCCAAATGCATATTGCTGTTGCAGAAAAAGGTCTTTTTGTGATAGATTGTGTGGCTCATGGCAAATCGGGGCATGCAGCCCGTGAAGAAGGCGAAAACTCTATTTACAAAGCTTTTAAAGATATTGACTGGTTTAGAACCTATCAATTTCCTGAAAAATCCGATTTTTTGGGAAATGTAAAAATGTCTGTAACCATGATTCAGGCGGGTTTACAACACAATATTGTCCCTGAAACCTGTCAGTTTACAGTTGATATTCGTACCACAGATAAATACGACAATCAGGCTGTTTTAGAGGTGATTAAGCAACATATTTCTTGTGAGGTTATTCCTCGTTCTTTGAGGCTCAACCCCTCTTTTGTACCTCTCTCGCATCCACTTGTGGCTTGTGGTATCAAAATAAATAGAGAAACATATGCTTCACCTACCACCTCAGACCAAGCCCTGATGTCATTTGATACCTTCAAAATGGGACCTGGGGACTCTGCAAGGTCACATACTGCCAACGAATTTATTTATCTACACGAAATTGAAACAGGCATAGACATTTATATACAACTCCTTGAATCTTTTAATCAGACACTCTTATGA
- a CDS encoding UDP-glucose 6-dehydrogenase: MKIAVVGTGYVGLVTGTCLAETGNTVTCVDINEEKVKKLQSGVIPIYEPGLDILFDRNIAQGRLKFTTNLVEGIEDAKIIFLALPTPPGEDGSADLKYILGVADDLGKILKNYVAIVDKSTVPVGTAELVHKNIAKNAKVEFDVVSNPEFLREGVAVEDFMKPDRIVIGTSSDRAKKVMEQLYLPFVRQGNPIIFMSERSAEMTKYAANAFLATKITFMNEIANLCEKVGANVDDIRKGIGSDTRIGKRFLFAGIGYGGSCFPKDVQALAKTSEDSGYDFKILKSVMNVNDLQKTRLQEPLSKYFNGDLKGKQIAIWGLAFKPYTDDIREAPALENIQHLLNLGAKVRAYDPEAMENVRHIFGDKIEYADSPYGALLNSDALMIMTEWPVFRTPDFEVMTSLLKNRVIFDGRNLYEPQDIQALGFEYYSIGR, encoded by the coding sequence ATGAAAATAGCTGTTGTCGGTACTGGTTATGTAGGCTTGGTTACTGGTACTTGTTTAGCAGAAACAGGTAACACTGTTACTTGTGTAGATATCAATGAAGAAAAAGTAAAGAAACTCCAATCTGGTGTTATTCCTATATATGAGCCTGGTTTAGATATTCTTTTTGACAGAAATATTGCTCAAGGTAGATTAAAATTTACCACCAATTTAGTAGAAGGCATTGAAGATGCAAAAATTATCTTTTTGGCATTGCCCACACCTCCAGGTGAAGATGGTTCAGCAGATTTGAAGTACATTTTAGGGGTTGCTGACGATTTAGGCAAAATCTTAAAAAATTATGTAGCAATTGTAGATAAAAGTACTGTACCCGTAGGAACTGCAGAATTGGTACATAAGAATATTGCCAAAAATGCAAAAGTAGAGTTTGATGTGGTTTCTAATCCCGAATTTTTAAGAGAAGGTGTTGCTGTTGAAGACTTTATGAAACCAGATCGTATTGTAATTGGTACAAGTTCTGATAGAGCTAAAAAGGTAATGGAACAATTGTATTTGCCTTTTGTAAGACAAGGCAATCCTATCATTTTCATGAGTGAACGCTCTGCTGAAATGACTAAATATGCAGCCAATGCATTTTTAGCTACCAAAATCACATTTATGAACGAAATTGCAAACCTATGCGAAAAAGTAGGTGCAAATGTAGATGATATTCGTAAAGGTATTGGTTCTGATACTCGTATCGGTAAGCGTTTCTTGTTTGCAGGTATTGGTTATGGAGGTAGTTGTTTCCCTAAAGATGTTCAGGCTTTAGCCAAAACTTCTGAAGACAGTGGTTACGATTTCAAAATTTTGAAATCTGTGATGAATGTAAATGACCTCCAAAAAACAAGATTACAAGAACCTCTTTCTAAATATTTTAATGGAGATTTAAAAGGTAAGCAAATAGCTATTTGGGGATTGGCTTTCAAGCCTTATACAGATGATATTAGAGAAGCTCCCGCTTTGGAAAATATCCAACATTTACTCAATTTGGGTGCTAAAGTAAGAGCGTACGACCCTGAAGCTATGGAAAATGTTCGCCATATATTTGGAGATAAAATCGAGTACGCAGATAGTCCTTATGGAGCTTTATTAAATTCAGATGCTCTCATGATTATGACAGAGTGGCCTGTTTTCCGTACCCCTGATTTTGAAGTAATGACAAGTCTTCTGAAAAATAGAGTTATTTTTGATGGCAGAAACTTATATGAGCCTCAAGATATACAAGCTTTAGGCTTTGAATATTACAGCATAGGTAGATAG
- a CDS encoding NADH-quinone oxidoreductase subunit H has translation MLETVLYFGAYLTLVLVLVLITFYAERKLAAFIQDRMGPTEVGKFGTLQPVADLLKLLQKEDIVPTQADKKLFLLAPIVIFPAIFAGMVVIPLGKGLQASHIEIGVFFLLAIVSLDVVGLLMAGWGSNNKFALYGAMRSVAQIVSYEIPLVLSVLCVVVLAQSLDLTEIAVRQGLSSQESIYLFGIKALGVEVTHIGGFLTWNIVQMPLLFVVYVVFFITTLAEANRAPFDLPEGESEIIGGFHTEYSGFRFAIFFLAEYTMMILVSMLGIILFFGGWNTPLPNIGSVRLAEWTTGETGSFLAGFWAIFWLCSKTIIVLLLQVVVRWTYPRLRTDQLMYLAWKVLTPVTLVMLLVCSIWRVLMI, from the coding sequence ATGTTGGAAACAGTTTTATACTTTGGGGCTTATCTGACTTTAGTGCTTGTTTTGGTACTGATTACATTTTACGCAGAACGTAAACTTGCAGCATTTATTCAAGATCGTATGGGACCCACCGAAGTAGGAAAATTTGGAACGCTACAACCAGTAGCTGACTTACTAAAACTTTTACAAAAAGAAGATATTGTACCTACTCAAGCAGATAAAAAACTGTTTTTACTTGCTCCTATTGTCATTTTTCCTGCTATTTTTGCTGGAATGGTTGTGATACCTTTGGGAAAAGGCTTACAAGCTTCTCATATCGAAATAGGTGTTTTTTTCTTGCTTGCTATTGTTTCTTTGGATGTGGTAGGTTTATTGATGGCAGGCTGGGGGTCTAACAATAAATTTGCTTTGTATGGAGCAATGCGTTCAGTTGCTCAAATTGTTTCTTATGAAATTCCATTAGTGCTCTCAGTGTTGTGTGTAGTGGTACTTGCTCAAAGTTTAGATTTAACAGAAATAGCTGTAAGACAAGGACTTAGTTCTCAGGAGTCTATTTATTTATTTGGTATCAAGGCGTTAGGGGTAGAAGTAACACACATAGGAGGTTTTCTGACATGGAATATTGTTCAAATGCCTTTATTGTTTGTGGTGTATGTGGTGTTTTTTATTACAACGCTTGCGGAAGCCAACAGAGCCCCCTTCGATTTGCCCGAAGGCGAGTCGGAAATTATAGGTGGGTTTCATACAGAGTACTCTGGGTTTCGATTTGCCATATTCTTCTTGGCAGAATATACCATGATGATACTTGTAAGTATGCTCGGAATTATCTTGTTTTTTGGAGGCTGGAATACACCTTTGCCCAATATAGGCAGTGTACGCCTTGCAGAATGGACTACTGGTGAAACAGGGAGCTTTTTAGCAGGTTTTTGGGCTATATTTTGGCTTTGTAGCAAAACCATTATTGTTTTGCTTTTACAAGTAGTAGTTCGTTGGACTTACCCACGCCTGCGTACCGACCAACTCATGTATTTGGCTTGGAAAGTGCTTACACCTGTTACACTTGTTATGTTACTTGTATGTAGTATTTGGAGAGTATTGATGATTTAA